Proteins found in one Amycolatopsis umgeniensis genomic segment:
- a CDS encoding PspC domain-containing protein, producing the protein MTNSVYTPQATKKLYRSRTDKMIAGVAGGWAAYFGIDAAILRIALVAGAFFTAGFAIPVYVAAWLLTPEQPGES; encoded by the coding sequence ATGACCAACAGCGTGTACACCCCCCAGGCCACCAAGAAGCTCTACCGCAGCCGGACCGACAAGATGATCGCGGGCGTCGCGGGCGGCTGGGCCGCCTACTTCGGGATCGACGCCGCGATCCTGCGCATCGCCCTGGTGGCGGGCGCCTTCTTCACCGCCGGGTTCGCGATCCCGGTCTACGTCGCCGCGTGGCTCCTGACTCCGGAGCAGCCGGGCGAATCCTGA
- a CDS encoding o-succinylbenzoate synthase, whose translation MDVYAIPLRTRFRGITVREGLLIRGESGWGEFCPFADYSDAESAPWLASALEASERGWPSPVRDSVEVNATVPVVSPEKAYELVSASGCRTAKVKVADPRVSLAEDCARVEAVRAALGPSGAVRVDANTAWDVDTAIKAIGELDRAAGGLEYVEQPCPSIEELADVRRRVSVRIAADESIRRAEDPLKVAVAGAADIAVLKVAPLGGVRRALEVAEACGLPCVVSSAVETSVGLAAGLALAGALPALDFACGLGTMSLLTGDVCGTSLSPVDGHLPVPRRAPEPDLFGAHAAGPDVRAAWADRFTRVRAHLA comes from the coding sequence ATGGACGTCTACGCGATTCCCCTGCGCACGAGGTTCCGCGGCATCACGGTCCGTGAAGGACTGCTGATCCGCGGCGAGTCCGGCTGGGGCGAGTTCTGCCCGTTCGCCGACTACTCCGACGCCGAGAGCGCGCCGTGGCTCGCGTCCGCGCTGGAGGCGAGCGAACGCGGATGGCCGTCGCCGGTGCGGGACAGCGTCGAGGTGAACGCGACCGTCCCGGTGGTGTCGCCGGAGAAGGCGTACGAACTCGTGTCCGCGTCGGGCTGTCGCACGGCGAAGGTGAAGGTCGCCGACCCTCGGGTGAGCCTCGCCGAGGACTGCGCCCGGGTGGAGGCGGTGCGGGCCGCGCTCGGTCCGTCGGGCGCGGTCCGCGTCGACGCGAACACGGCCTGGGACGTGGACACCGCGATCAAGGCCATCGGTGAACTGGACCGTGCGGCGGGCGGGCTCGAATACGTCGAGCAGCCGTGCCCGTCGATCGAAGAACTCGCCGACGTCCGGCGCCGGGTCTCCGTGCGGATCGCCGCCGACGAGTCGATCCGCCGGGCCGAAGACCCGCTCAAGGTGGCCGTGGCCGGAGCGGCCGACATCGCCGTGCTGAAGGTCGCGCCGCTGGGCGGGGTCCGCCGCGCGCTGGAGGTCGCCGAAGCCTGCGGCCTGCCTTGTGTGGTGTCTTCCGCCGTCGAAACGAGCGTCGGGCTCGCCGCGGGGCTGGCGCTCGCGGGCGCACTGCCCGCTTTGGACTTCGCGTGCGGACTGGGCACGATGTCCTTGCTGACCGGGGATGTCTGCGGCACTTCACTGTCCCCTGTGGACGGTCACCTGCCGGTGCCGCGCCGGGCGCCGGAACCGGATCTCTTCGGTGCGCACGCCGCGGGCCCGGACGTCCGCGCGGCTTGGGCGGACCGGTTCACCCGCGTGCGCGCCCACCTCGCGTGA
- a CDS encoding M23 family metallopeptidase, translated as MRFRRVVTAAATALLGMAGLAITATSAEAAVGPRPNFQLPFPCNQVWNGDNDNSSAHRAYEIDFNRGSSAGADLGDTVVAAAAGKVVTSAHQGSANGFGNLVKIDHGGGWSTYYAHLKVRSVAAGVQVAQGQKIGEVGNTSKPGNNISPHLHYEVRTNDALWPDNIKPAYFNGAKFGYPNANVTSKNTCGGNGNPNPYDAVEVCGDGYKVIDSQALGSAATTYLLYNGTTKNNCVTTIKATSVGTGSAVSAFLEVEGAARKTDSGSFEYYAGPVSAAAGAKCVKWGGSAGSSSYESPLEHCG; from the coding sequence ATGAGATTCAGACGAGTGGTCACCGCGGCCGCCACCGCCTTGCTGGGCATGGCCGGGCTGGCGATCACCGCGACGTCGGCCGAAGCCGCCGTCGGGCCGCGTCCCAACTTCCAGCTCCCGTTCCCCTGCAACCAGGTGTGGAACGGCGACAACGACAACAGCAGCGCGCACAGGGCCTACGAAATCGACTTCAACCGCGGCAGCTCCGCGGGGGCGGACCTGGGCGACACCGTCGTCGCGGCGGCCGCGGGCAAGGTGGTCACCTCGGCGCATCAGGGTTCGGCGAACGGCTTCGGCAACCTGGTGAAGATCGACCACGGTGGGGGATGGTCGACCTACTACGCGCACCTGAAGGTGCGTTCGGTCGCGGCCGGCGTGCAGGTGGCGCAGGGGCAGAAGATCGGCGAGGTCGGCAACACCTCCAAGCCGGGCAACAACATCAGCCCTCACCTGCACTACGAAGTCCGCACCAACGACGCCCTGTGGCCGGACAACATCAAGCCCGCGTACTTCAACGGCGCGAAGTTCGGCTACCCCAACGCCAACGTGACCTCCAAGAACACCTGTGGCGGCAACGGGAATCCCAACCCGTACGACGCCGTCGAGGTGTGCGGCGACGGTTACAAGGTGATCGACTCGCAGGCGCTCGGCAGCGCCGCGACCACGTACCTGCTGTACAACGGCACGACCAAGAACAACTGCGTCACCACCATCAAGGCCACTTCGGTGGGCACGGGCAGCGCGGTTTCGGCCTTCCTCGAAGTGGAAGGCGCGGCCAGGAAGACCGATTCCGGCAGTTTCGAGTACTACGCGGGTCCGGTGAGCGCGGCCGCCGGCGCGAAGTGCGTCAAGTGGGGCGGCTCGGCGGGGTCCTCCAGCTACGAATCCCCGCTGGAGCACTGCGGTTGA
- a CDS encoding protein kinase domain-containing protein gives MTGDESGDLTGRRLGNYRIDGVLGKGGMSVTYKATDVRLGRKVALKVIGDHLGADAEFRERFVDEARNTSAIDHANVVPLYDFGELEGMLYIAMRMVDGGDLAGLISGGPIAPARTLTMLDQVADALDTLHNRGLVHLDVKPANVLVTSKETSREHVYVADFGLTRRGATGHRTRGGDFLGSPTYAAPEHLRGEPLDGRTDQYALTCVLYACLTGSPPFKGDVQTVIKGHLNGEPPAISRIVGLPAGIDEVVRKGMAKNPADRYPNCVEMIAAARRALGPLAASNEPPGPPGQAATVQQAVPQRQNTPPQGEGGPVHPYGGQQPGYGQQGPGPQGPPPQGPPPQGPPPGYGPPPQQGGYQQPGGFQQGPPPGYGPPPQQGGFQQGGYQQGPPPGYGPPPQQGAFQQQPKKGGGAKWIWIIVGALVVAGAIVAAIFVFGDSSSGNGPQTTAPNIPVGPGNSQSQSPESSAKAPPTSISIKPSN, from the coding sequence GTGACAGGCGATGAGTCGGGGGACCTGACCGGTCGCCGGCTGGGCAACTACCGCATCGACGGTGTGCTCGGCAAGGGCGGCATGAGCGTGACCTACAAGGCCACGGACGTGCGGCTCGGACGCAAGGTGGCACTGAAGGTCATCGGTGATCACCTCGGGGCCGACGCCGAGTTCCGCGAACGCTTCGTCGACGAGGCGCGGAACACGTCCGCGATCGACCATGCCAACGTCGTGCCCTTGTACGACTTCGGTGAGCTCGAAGGCATGCTCTACATCGCCATGCGGATGGTCGACGGCGGCGACCTCGCCGGCCTGATCTCCGGCGGCCCGATCGCGCCCGCCCGCACGCTCACCATGCTCGACCAGGTCGCCGACGCGCTCGACACCCTGCACAACCGGGGTCTCGTGCACCTCGACGTCAAACCGGCCAACGTCCTGGTCACCAGCAAGGAGACCTCACGCGAGCACGTCTACGTCGCCGACTTCGGCCTGACCCGGCGCGGCGCCACCGGACACCGCACCCGCGGCGGCGACTTCCTCGGCTCGCCCACCTACGCGGCCCCCGAGCACCTGCGCGGCGAGCCGCTCGACGGCCGCACCGACCAGTACGCGCTCACCTGCGTCCTCTACGCCTGCCTGACCGGCAGCCCACCCTTCAAGGGCGACGTGCAGACGGTCATCAAGGGCCACCTGAACGGCGAGCCCCCGGCCATCTCGCGGATCGTCGGCCTGCCGGCCGGGATCGACGAGGTCGTCCGGAAGGGAATGGCGAAGAATCCCGCCGATCGCTACCCGAACTGTGTTGAGATGATCGCGGCCGCCAGGCGCGCCCTCGGCCCGCTCGCGGCGTCGAACGAGCCTCCGGGCCCGCCCGGACAGGCCGCGACCGTCCAGCAGGCGGTTCCGCAACGGCAGAACACGCCGCCACAGGGAGAGGGGGGCCCCGTGCACCCGTACGGAGGACAGCAGCCTGGCTACGGCCAGCAGGGACCGGGACCGCAGGGTCCCCCGCCGCAAGGCCCGCCCCCGCAGGGTCCGCCGCCCGGTTACGGCCCGCCCCCGCAGCAGGGCGGCTACCAGCAGCCCGGCGGTTTCCAGCAGGGTCCGCCCCCGGGTTACGGCCCGCCGCCGCAGCAAGGCGGTTTCCAGCAGGGCGGCTACCAGCAGGGTCCGCCTCCCGGTTACGGCCCGCCGCCGCAGCAGGGCGCTTTCCAGCAGCAGCCCAAGAAGGGCGGCGGCGCCAAGTGGATCTGGATCATCGTCGGCGCCCTCGTGGTCGCGGGCGCGATCGTCGCGGCGATCTTCGTCTTCGGTGATTCGAGCAGCGGCAACGGCCCGCAGACCACCGCGCCGAACATCCCGGTCGGCCCCGGCAACTCGCAGTCGCAGTCTCCCGAGTCTTCGGCGAAGGCTCCTCCGACGTCGATCTCCATCAAGCCGAGCAACTGA
- a CDS encoding cold-shock protein, producing the protein MAVGTVKWFNSEKGYGFIESTEGPDVFVHYSAIQADGFRTLDEGDRVEFEVQSGRDGRSQAADVRKV; encoded by the coding sequence GTGGCAGTCGGCACCGTCAAGTGGTTCAACTCGGAAAAGGGCTACGGATTCATCGAATCCACCGAAGGGCCCGACGTCTTCGTCCACTACTCGGCCATCCAGGCCGATGGATTCCGGACGCTCGACGAGGGTGATCGCGTGGAATTCGAAGTTCAGTCAGGCCGTGACGGGCGGAGTCAAGCGGCGGACGTGCGCAAGGTCTAG
- a CDS encoding transporter substrate-binding domain-containing protein: MTIKAKALTFGVAVLTVLGIGTAGAAPEAHDARSRLDVVQARGEIRVCSTGDYRPFTYRDAAGVWSGIDIDLAGDLAQRLGVRLQLVQTTWKAIADDVGRKCDLAMGGVSVTLDRAKKGLYTAPYLRDGKTPITLCENEKRFQTLEQIDQPGVRAIVNPGGTNEQFADANLKRARIVRHPDNNTIFAEIIEGRADLMITDATETRWQAKQNPRLCAVHPDQPFTFSEKAYLLPRDVVFKEWADQWLHLALNDGTYARIAKPWLG; this comes from the coding sequence ATGACGATCAAGGCGAAAGCACTCACCTTCGGGGTCGCGGTGCTGACCGTGCTGGGAATCGGCACGGCCGGTGCCGCCCCCGAAGCCCATGACGCGCGAAGCAGGCTCGACGTCGTCCAAGCACGCGGCGAGATCCGCGTGTGCTCGACGGGGGACTATCGCCCGTTCACCTATCGCGACGCCGCGGGCGTGTGGAGCGGGATCGACATCGACCTCGCGGGCGATCTCGCGCAGCGGCTCGGCGTCCGGCTCCAGCTGGTCCAGACCACTTGGAAGGCGATCGCCGACGACGTCGGACGGAAATGCGATCTGGCGATGGGCGGCGTGTCGGTGACCCTGGACCGGGCGAAGAAGGGTCTCTACACCGCTCCCTATCTCCGGGACGGCAAGACGCCGATCACCTTGTGCGAGAACGAAAAGCGATTCCAGACCCTGGAACAGATCGATCAGCCGGGTGTCCGGGCGATCGTGAATCCGGGCGGTACCAACGAACAGTTCGCCGACGCCAACCTGAAGCGGGCGAGGATCGTGCGGCATCCGGACAACAACACGATCTTCGCCGAGATCATCGAGGGCCGCGCCGACCTGATGATCACCGACGCCACCGAAACCCGTTGGCAGGCAAAACAGAACCCGCGTTTGTGCGCGGTGCATCCCGATCAGCCGTTCACCTTTTCGGAGAAGGCGTACCTCCTGCCGCGTGACGTCGTGTTCAAGGAATGGGCCGACCAGTGGCTGCACCTCGCGCTGAACGACGGCACCTACGCGCGTATCGCGAAACCTTGGCTCGGCTGA
- a CDS encoding MFS transporter, producing the protein MSVRERGGLLRSRDFRLLWTGETTSVLGSSIAVVALPLVAVVTLQASTFAVGLLTAAAWLPWLLIGLPAGAWVDRWPKRPIMLVCNTFSMLVFLSVPVAAWFGLLTMTQLLAVAVAGGVAKVFFNVAYRAYLPSLVDKEQLQEANEKLQGSESAAQIGGPGLAGLLAQGFGAVTGVLADAVSFGISMLCLRSIRYREPARPAKARSRLRDEIRDGLSFVLHDPYMRALAVFGAVSNVALMGYQSIEVVFLVRELGVGAGTAGLVLALVGAGGVFGAALSGKLAARIGTARAFMFCEGAGALVMLLGPLANGGWGLAFFVVAGFSLSAGVVGSNVLNATFKQRYVPAAMFGRVTASTSMLSLGAIALGGLLGGLLGETVGVRQTLGLMAGLEVVAVFALLFTPIGRCRDFPSDRD; encoded by the coding sequence GTGAGCGTCCGCGAACGCGGCGGTTTGCTGCGCTCCCGCGATTTCCGGCTGCTGTGGACCGGCGAGACGACCAGTGTGCTCGGCAGTTCCATCGCCGTCGTCGCGCTGCCGCTCGTCGCGGTGGTCACCCTGCAGGCGAGCACGTTCGCGGTCGGGCTGCTGACCGCGGCCGCGTGGCTGCCGTGGCTGCTGATCGGCTTGCCTGCCGGTGCCTGGGTCGACCGCTGGCCGAAACGGCCGATCATGCTGGTGTGCAACACCTTCTCCATGCTGGTGTTCCTGAGCGTCCCGGTCGCCGCGTGGTTCGGCCTGCTCACGATGACCCAGCTGCTCGCCGTCGCCGTCGCGGGCGGCGTCGCGAAGGTGTTCTTCAACGTCGCGTACCGCGCGTACCTGCCTTCGCTGGTCGACAAGGAGCAGCTTCAGGAGGCCAACGAGAAACTGCAGGGCAGTGAATCCGCCGCGCAGATCGGCGGACCCGGTCTCGCCGGCCTGCTGGCGCAGGGCTTCGGCGCGGTCACGGGAGTGCTCGCCGACGCTGTCAGTTTCGGGATTTCGATGCTGTGCCTGCGCTCCATCCGCTACCGCGAGCCCGCACGCCCGGCCAAGGCGCGTTCGCGGCTGCGGGACGAGATCCGCGACGGTCTCTCGTTCGTCCTCCACGACCCGTACATGCGTGCCCTCGCGGTCTTCGGCGCGGTCTCGAACGTCGCGCTCATGGGCTACCAGTCGATCGAGGTCGTGTTCCTCGTCCGTGAACTCGGCGTGGGAGCGGGAACCGCCGGACTCGTGCTCGCACTCGTCGGCGCGGGCGGTGTCTTCGGGGCCGCGTTGTCCGGCAAACTCGCCGCGCGGATCGGCACCGCCCGCGCCTTCATGTTCTGCGAGGGCGCCGGAGCGTTGGTGATGTTGCTGGGACCGCTGGCGAACGGCGGCTGGGGGCTCGCGTTCTTCGTCGTCGCCGGATTTTCGCTCAGCGCCGGGGTCGTCGGCTCGAACGTCCTCAACGCCACCTTCAAACAGCGCTACGTCCCGGCGGCCATGTTCGGCCGGGTCACCGCGAGCACGTCCATGCTGAGCCTCGGCGCGATCGCGCTGGGCGGCCTGCTCGGCGGGCTCCTCGGGGAGACCGTCGGCGTGCGGCAGACGCTGGGACTGATGGCCGGCCTCGAGGTCGTCGCCGTCTTCGCGCTGCTATTCACGCCGATCGGCCGGTGCCGCGACTTCCCATCGGATCGCGATTAG
- a CDS encoding AIM24 family protein, which yields MRIQTRHTPNFGVARVLLSPGEAVQAAGDTMLASSFGITETVPARGGSRAGKAAPSVFNAPEGGGWIDFAPLTAGDVYPLEFTGGAGWCVSREAILARPATIRQDPGWAPLQKLFGADSGFLEHYSGSGPLVLAAQGPVDAFELTAGELVTVRPDFLLAYPDTVQCRLRAVDQAGPQSVRTGEGLALDFAGPGRVLVQARNRRLSRG from the coding sequence ATGCGGATCCAGACGAGGCACACCCCGAACTTCGGGGTCGCACGTGTGCTGTTGTCCCCCGGCGAGGCCGTGCAGGCCGCCGGGGACACCATGCTCGCCAGCAGTTTCGGCATCACCGAAACCGTTCCCGCGCGCGGGGGTTCCCGGGCAGGCAAGGCCGCCCCTTCGGTGTTCAACGCGCCGGAGGGCGGCGGCTGGATCGACTTCGCGCCGCTGACCGCGGGCGACGTCTACCCGCTGGAATTCACCGGCGGCGCGGGCTGGTGCGTGAGCCGCGAAGCGATCCTCGCCCGGCCGGCGACCATCCGGCAGGACCCGGGCTGGGCGCCGCTGCAGAAGCTGTTCGGGGCCGATTCCGGTTTCCTGGAGCACTACAGCGGAAGCGGTCCGCTCGTGCTGGCCGCGCAGGGCCCCGTCGACGCCTTCGAACTCACGGCGGGCGAACTCGTCACCGTGCGGCCGGACTTCCTGCTGGCCTATCCGGACACCGTGCAGTGCCGTCTCCGCGCGGTCGATCAGGCCGGACCGCAGTCGGTCCGCACCGGCGAAGGGCTCGCGCTGGACTTCGCAGGACCAGGACGCGTCCTTGTGCAAGCGCGCAATAGGCGGCTTTCTCGCGGGTGA
- the groL gene encoding chaperonin GroEL (60 kDa chaperone family; promotes refolding of misfolded polypeptides especially under stressful conditions; forms two stacked rings of heptamers to form a barrel-shaped 14mer; ends can be capped by GroES; misfolded proteins enter the barrel where they are refolded when GroES binds): MAKLIAFDEDARRGLERGLNTLAEAVKVTLGPRGRNVVLEKKWGAPTITNDGVSIAKEIELEDPWEKIGAELVKEVAKKTDDVAGDGTTTATVLAQALVREGLRNVAAGADPISLKRGIEAAVEAITEQLHKAAVQIETKEQIAATASISAADRTIGELIAEALDKVGKEGVVTVEESNTFGLELELTEGMRFDKGYISGYFVTDPERQEAELEDPYVLLFGSKISTVKDVLPLLEKVIQSGKPLLIIAEDVEGEALATLIVNKMRGTFKSVAVKAPGFGDRRKAILQDIAILTGGQVISEDVGLKLENADLSLLGKARKAVITKDETTIVEGAGDADQIQGRVNQIRAEIENSDSDYDREKLQERLAKLAGGVAVIKAGAATEVELKERKHRIEDAVRNAKAAVEEGIVAGGGVALIQAAEAAFAGLKLEGDEATGANIVKVAVEAPLKQIAINAGLEGGVVAEKVKSLPQGHGLNAATGVYEDLLAAGVPDPTKVTRSALQNAASIAALFLTTEAVVADKPEKASAAPADPSGGMGGMDF, encoded by the coding sequence ATGGCCAAACTGATCGCGTTCGACGAGGACGCCCGCCGCGGTCTTGAGCGCGGCTTGAACACCCTCGCCGAAGCCGTCAAGGTGACCCTCGGCCCGCGGGGCCGGAACGTCGTGCTCGAAAAGAAGTGGGGCGCGCCGACGATCACCAACGACGGTGTCTCCATCGCCAAGGAGATCGAGCTCGAGGACCCGTGGGAGAAGATCGGGGCCGAGCTCGTCAAGGAAGTTGCCAAGAAGACCGACGACGTCGCGGGTGACGGCACCACCACCGCCACCGTGCTCGCCCAGGCTCTCGTCCGCGAGGGTCTGCGCAACGTCGCCGCCGGGGCCGACCCCATCAGCCTGAAGCGCGGCATCGAGGCGGCCGTCGAGGCCATCACCGAGCAGCTGCACAAGGCCGCCGTCCAGATCGAGACCAAGGAGCAGATCGCCGCCACCGCGTCGATCTCCGCCGCGGACCGCACCATCGGCGAGCTCATCGCCGAGGCGCTGGACAAGGTCGGCAAGGAAGGCGTCGTCACCGTCGAGGAGAGCAACACCTTCGGGCTCGAGCTCGAGCTCACCGAGGGTATGCGCTTCGACAAGGGCTACATCTCCGGTTACTTCGTGACCGACCCGGAGCGTCAGGAAGCCGAGCTCGAGGACCCGTACGTCCTCCTCTTCGGTTCCAAGATCTCCACCGTCAAGGACGTGCTGCCGCTGCTGGAGAAGGTCATCCAGTCCGGCAAGCCGCTGCTGATCATCGCCGAGGACGTCGAGGGCGAGGCTCTGGCCACCCTGATCGTCAACAAGATGCGCGGCACCTTCAAGTCCGTCGCCGTCAAGGCCCCGGGCTTCGGTGACCGCCGCAAGGCGATCCTGCAGGACATCGCGATCCTGACCGGTGGCCAGGTCATCTCCGAGGACGTCGGCCTCAAGCTGGAGAACGCGGACCTTTCCCTGCTGGGCAAGGCGCGCAAGGCCGTCATCACCAAGGACGAGACCACCATCGTCGAGGGTGCGGGCGACGCCGACCAGATCCAGGGTCGCGTCAACCAGATCCGCGCCGAGATCGAGAACTCGGACTCGGACTACGACCGCGAGAAGCTCCAGGAGCGTCTGGCGAAGCTGGCCGGCGGCGTGGCCGTCATCAAGGCCGGTGCCGCCACCGAGGTCGAGCTGAAGGAGCGCAAGCACCGCATCGAGGATGCAGTGCGCAACGCCAAGGCCGCCGTCGAAGAGGGCATCGTCGCCGGTGGTGGCGTCGCTCTCATCCAGGCCGCCGAGGCCGCCTTCGCCGGTCTGAAGCTCGAGGGCGACGAGGCCACTGGTGCCAACATCGTCAAGGTCGCCGTCGAGGCGCCGCTCAAGCAGATCGCGATCAACGCCGGCCTCGAAGGCGGCGTCGTGGCGGAGAAGGTCAAGTCCCTCCCGCAGGGTCACGGCCTCAACGCCGCCACCGGTGTCTACGAGGACCTGCTCGCCGCCGGCGTGCCGGACCCCACGAAGGTCACCCGCTCCGCGCTGCAGAACGCCGCTTCCATCGCGGCGCTGTTCCTGACCACCGAAGCCGTCGTGGCGGACAAGCCGGAGAAGGCCTCGGCCGCTCCCGCCGACCCGTCCGGTGGCATGGGCGGCATGGACTTCTGA
- the glp gene encoding gephyrin-like molybdotransferase Glp has product MISVDAHRETVTGLLGNAPVIRLPLASAAGLVLAEDVLAGVSLPPFDNSAMDGYAVRAADVTEVPVTLPVADDIPAGRVEIGKLEPGTAHRIMTGAPLPPGADAIVMVEHTDGGVTDVRILRTAVPGAHIRRLGEDVDQGTVALAAGTVLGPAQLGLAAAVGLAEVPVFRPLKVLVVSTGTELVDAPNPLRHGQIYESNSIMLASAVRALGCEAEVVRSVVDDVDEFRAVIEPRLAEVDLLVTSGGVSAGAYEVVKDALTGQGVEFRKIAMQPGGPQGCGRWNGVPVVTLPGNPVSVLVSFEAFLRPALLAAMGHTGVDRQKVRARLTEAMKSPAGRRQFRRGFYTHSEGEVTGIVGPRGGPGSHLLASFTQANCLIVLPEEVDSVEQGDEVDVLLL; this is encoded by the coding sequence GTGATCTCCGTCGACGCCCACCGTGAGACCGTCACCGGCCTGCTCGGGAACGCCCCCGTCATCCGTCTTCCACTCGCCTCCGCCGCCGGGCTCGTCCTGGCCGAAGACGTGCTCGCGGGGGTCTCGCTGCCGCCGTTCGACAACTCCGCGATGGACGGTTACGCCGTCCGCGCGGCCGATGTGACCGAAGTACCGGTGACACTGCCCGTCGCCGACGACATCCCCGCCGGCCGTGTCGAGATCGGGAAGCTGGAGCCGGGTACCGCGCACCGGATCATGACCGGCGCACCGCTACCGCCCGGCGCGGACGCGATCGTGATGGTCGAGCACACGGACGGCGGCGTGACGGACGTCCGGATTCTCAGGACGGCCGTCCCGGGCGCGCACATCCGCCGTCTCGGCGAGGACGTCGACCAGGGCACTGTGGCACTCGCGGCCGGAACCGTGCTCGGCCCGGCGCAACTGGGCCTCGCGGCGGCCGTCGGGCTCGCCGAGGTCCCCGTGTTCAGGCCGTTGAAGGTGCTCGTCGTGTCCACCGGCACCGAACTCGTCGACGCGCCGAATCCGTTGCGGCACGGGCAGATCTACGAGTCGAACAGCATCATGCTGGCGTCCGCGGTGCGCGCGCTCGGCTGCGAGGCCGAGGTCGTGCGCAGTGTCGTCGACGACGTGGACGAGTTCCGCGCGGTGATCGAGCCGCGGCTGGCGGAAGTGGATCTGCTGGTGACCTCGGGCGGGGTCAGCGCGGGCGCGTACGAAGTGGTGAAGGACGCGCTGACCGGGCAGGGCGTGGAATTCCGGAAGATCGCGATGCAGCCGGGCGGGCCGCAGGGCTGCGGCCGGTGGAACGGCGTGCCGGTGGTGACCTTGCCGGGCAACCCGGTGAGCGTGCTCGTGTCGTTCGAGGCGTTCCTGCGGCCGGCGTTGCTCGCGGCGATGGGGCACACGGGTGTCGACAGGCAGAAGGTGCGGGCCAGGCTGACCGAGGCGATGAAGAGCCCCGCCGGACGGCGTCAGTTCCGGCGGGGCTTCTACACGCATTCCGAGGGCGAGGTGACCGGGATCGTCGGACCGCGCGGCGGCCCCGGCTCGCATCTGCTGGCGTCGTTCACGCAGGCGAACTGCCTGATCGTGCTGCCGGAGGAGGTCGACTCGGTCGAGCAGGGCGACGAGGTGGACGTCCTCCTGCTGTGA
- a CDS encoding TIGR00266 family protein produces MQVQIRHQPSFAVARLMLAPGEPAQVESGAMMATSYGVQVQSQAQGGIMKGLGRAFLSGESFFISTYTAPQNGGWVDVAANLPGDMQVINLDGRTGWCVTRGSWLASSHSVQTETKWGGLKNLVGGEGGFLTHATGQGPLVVACYGALETVTLQQGEVITIDTGHVVAFADTVQYQIRKVATGVIQSMKSGEGLVFDFAGPGQLLTQTRNPSALSAWVIAQVPAR; encoded by the coding sequence ATGCAGGTTCAGATCCGTCACCAGCCATCGTTCGCGGTGGCGAGGCTCATGCTCGCGCCGGGTGAACCGGCGCAGGTCGAGTCCGGCGCGATGATGGCGACGAGCTACGGCGTGCAGGTCCAGTCACAGGCGCAGGGCGGCATCATGAAGGGCCTCGGCCGCGCCTTCCTGTCCGGCGAGTCCTTCTTCATCTCCACCTACACCGCCCCGCAGAACGGCGGCTGGGTCGACGTCGCCGCGAACCTGCCGGGCGACATGCAGGTCATCAACCTCGACGGCCGCACCGGCTGGTGCGTCACCCGCGGCTCGTGGCTCGCGTCCTCCCACAGCGTGCAGACCGAGACCAAATGGGGCGGGCTCAAGAACCTCGTCGGCGGCGAGGGCGGCTTCCTGACCCACGCGACGGGACAGGGCCCGCTGGTCGTGGCCTGTTACGGCGCGCTGGAGACGGTCACCCTCCAGCAGGGCGAGGTGATCACCATCGACACCGGGCATGTCGTCGCGTTCGCCGACACCGTGCAGTACCAGATCCGCAAGGTCGCCACCGGCGTCATCCAGTCGATGAAGAGCGGCGAAGGCCTCGTCTTCGACTTCGCCGGACCGGGCCAGCTGCTCACCCAGACCCGCAACCCGTCGGCGCTGTCCGCCTGGGTGATCGCCCAGGTCCCCGCCCGCTGA